A window of the Helianthus annuus cultivar XRQ/B chromosome 4, HanXRQr2.0-SUNRISE, whole genome shotgun sequence genome harbors these coding sequences:
- the LOC118491618 gene encoding F-box protein At5g51380-like → MEYCRTTTQPLNHHRVIEPSHHPIVTQCSIQSSHHQIVAPPNTVASSCRTTTVPWNHHLHCVVLHEFEGGWLAALSYCTNLKTLKFQSCKFIGPNPGPSEHLGSCPTLEELYLERCQLRDKQGLGALFLVCEAVRDLVFADCLGLDNNAFSAASVCRRVASLSLEGCSLLTMDGFEPVVHSWKEVKRLKVVACNNIKDSAMSPELATLFSLLKELKWRPDSKSILSSGLEGLEGTGVWQRGGRSFKI, encoded by the exons atgGAG TATTGTCGCACCACTACCCAACCGTTGAACCACCACCGTGTCATCGAACCATCACACCACCCAATCGTCACCCAATGTAGCATCCAATCGTCACACCACCAAATTGTTGCACCACCCAACACCGTCGCATCATCATGTCGTACCACCACCGTACCGTGGAACCACCACCTACACTGTGTCGTATTGCACGAATTTGAAGGTGGGTGGTTAGCCGCGTTATCGTATTGCACGAATTTGAAGACGTTAAAGTTTCAGTCTTGCAAATTTATCGGTCCGAATCCCGGGCCTAGTGAGCATTTAGGTTCTTGCCCTACGCTTGAAGAGTTATATTTGGAAAGGTGTCAGTTGAGAGATAAGCAGGGGCTCGGAGCGTTGTTTTTGGTGTGCGAAGCTGTTCGGGACTTGGTTTTTGCGGATTGTTTGGGATTGGATAACAACGCATTCAGTGCTGCAAGTGTTTGTAG GAGAGTGGCGTCTCTGTCTTTGGAAGGATGCTCGTTACTTACAATGGACGGTTTTGAACCTGTAGTTCATTCATGGAAAGAAGTTAAAAGACTTAAAGTAGTTGCGTGTAACAACATAAAGGACAGTGCGATGTCACCTGAATTAGCAACGCTTTTTTCTCTTCTTAAAGAGTTAAAATGGCGTCCGGATTCAAAGTCTATTTTGTCATCAGGTCTTGAGGGTCTTGAGGGTACTGGAGTATGGCAGAGAGGTGGAAGAAGCTTCAAGATttga
- the LOC110937802 gene encoding F-box protein At5g07670 produces the protein MRFNSLSNSNSNSNSNSNTPPSEPDETLTLDRNSPILVAQDYTLLVSDQVLTVILSNLAKSQQLSSCLVCKRWLKISGGLVKSLRLLDWDFLDSGRLGFRFPNLIDVDIVQACIISPRNSGICLSNKFVSIHVNSFISDNECVWKPDFLSTRAVDRGVRILAQCCPNLRRLVLCGVSVEGLVSIANECLALQELELCSCTDLDLKGLAGFRNLQILKLIGSVNGLYDSVISDIGLTILAQVCPRLLKLELVGCEGSYDGIKAIGQCCQMMEELTLCDHKLEGGWLAALSYCTNLKTLKFQSCKFIDPNPGPSEHLGSCPTLEELYLERCQLRDKQGLGALFLVCEAVRDLVFADCWGLDNNAFSAASVCRRVASLSLEGCSLLTMDGFEPVVHSWKEVKRLKVVACNNIKDSAMSPELATLFSLLKELKWRPDSKSILSSGLEGTGVWQRGGRSFKI, from the exons atGAGGTTTAATTCTCTctcaaattcaaattcaaattcaaattcaaattcaaacaCACCCCCTTCTGAACCTGATGAAACCCTAACCCTAGATAGAAATAGCCCCATTTTGGTAGCTCAAGATTACACCCTTTTGGTTTCAGATCAAGTTTTGACTGTTATACTCTCAAATCTTGCAAAAAGTCAGCAACTTTCTAGCTGTTTAGTTTGTAAAAGGTGGTTAAAGATTAGTGGTGGTTTAGTTAAGTCATTGAGATTATTGGATTGGGATTTTCTTGATTCGGGTCGACTTGGTTTTCGTTTTCCTAATCTTATTGATGTTGATATTGTTCAAGCTTGCATAATATCCCCTCGGAATTCGGGTATTTGTTTGAGTAATAAGTTTGTGTCGATTCATGTTAATTCGTTTATATCCGACAATGAGTGTGTTTGGAAGCCTGATTTTTTGAGCACTCGTGCGGTCGATAGAGGGGTTCGGATTCTAGCTCAATGTTGCCCTAATTTAAGAAGGCTTGTGTTGTGTGGCGTAAGCGTAGAAGGGTTGGTGTCTATTGCAAATGAGTGTTTGGCTTTGCAGGAACTTGAGTTGTGCTCCTGTACCGATTTGGATCTAAAAGGGCTTGCAGGTTTTCGGAATTTACAGATTTTGAAACTCATTGGTTCGGTTAATGGGTTGTATGATTCTGTGATATCGGATATTGGGTTGACTATTTTGGCTCAAGTGTGTCCGAGGTTGTTAAAGCTTGAGCTTGTCGGTTGCGAAGGGAGTTATGACGGGATTAAAGCGATCGGCCAGTGTTgccaaatgatggaagagttaaCCCTTTGCGATCATAAACTAGAAGGTGGGTGGTTAGCCGCGTTGTCATATTGCACGAATTTGAAGACGTTAAAGTTTCAGTCTTGCAAATTTATTGACCCGAATCCCGGGCCTAGTGAGCATTTAGGTTCTTGCCCTACGCTTGAAGAGTTATATTTGGAAAGGTGTCAGTTGAGAGATAAGCAGGGGCTCGGAGCGTTGTTTTTGGTGTGCGAAGCTGTTCGGGACTTGGTTTTTGCGGATTGTTGGGGATTGGATAACAACGCATTCAGTGCTGCAAGTGTTTGTAG GAGAGTGGCGTCTCTGTCTTTGGAAGGATGCTCATTACTTACAATGGACGGTTTTGAACCTGTAGTTCATTCATGGAAAGAAGTTAAAAGACTTAAAGTAGTTGCGTGTAACAACATAAAGGACAGTGCTATGTCACCTGAATTGGCGACGCTTTTTTCTCTTCTTAAAGAGTTAAAATGGCGTCCGGATTCAAAGTCTATTTTGTCATCAGGTCTTGAGGGTACTGGAGTATGGCAGAGAGGTGGAAGAAGCTTCAAGATTTGA